The Synechococcus sp. RS9909 genomic interval GAGCTGAAACAGCACACACCGGGTCTGCGCCTCACCCTGGGCGTGAGCACCTTCGTGCCCAAGGCCCACACACCGTTCCAGTGGCAGGGGGTGAGGCCGGAAGCGGAAAAGCGACTGAAACTGCTGGCCAAGCGCCTGAAACCGAAGGGCATCGACCTGCGCCCGGAAAGCTATGGCTGGAGTGTGATCCAGGCCCTGCTGTCACGCAGCGATCGACGCCTCGCCCCCGTGATCGCAGCCGTGCGGGGCTCCCAGGACAGCCTGGGGGGCTGGAAGAAGGCTTACCGTCAAGCCCGCGCCGGTGAACTGACACCAGCCCGGAGTGCCGGCGTGGAGCTGCCCCTGCCGCCACCCTGGCAGGAGGTGGTGCATGACACCTGGAGCGAGGAGCGGACCCTGCCCTGGAGCCATCTCGACGGCCCCCTCAACCAGGAGACGCTGCAGGGTCATCGCCGGCAGGCTCTCGGCCTGACCTGATCTGACAGCGCAGACCGGCCAGCAGGATCCAGCCGGCGATGTTGAGACGACTGTCGAAAAACGGCATGTCGGTGCCATGGAGCACCACGAGGATCAACACCGCTGCCCACCAGGCCCGCTCGAACAGACCGCGCAGGCCCAGGCGCAGGGAGGTGATCAACAACGCCAACACCAGGCCGATCACGGCCAGGGCCACCGGCAGACCATGGCTCACGGCCAGCTCGAGGGGAAGATTGTGGGCATGGCCATGCCACTTGCCGGTGCGCAGGGGATAGAGCACGGAGAACGCGGCGGCGCCCCAACCCAGCCAGGGGCGTTCACCGATCAGCTGCAGAGCCACCCCCCACTGACTGAGGCGCGTCGAGGCGACGGCCCGCTCCGCCCCGTAGCGACTGTCGGTGAGCCTCGACCAGATGCCGTCAGGCACCAGGGCACGGGCCGGCTGTTGCAAAAACAGCGGCACACCGGGAAGCACCGCCAACAGCACGGGGAGCAGCGCGAGCAGCAGCAACGGCAACAACCAGGGCCAGCTCGGAGGGCCCAGCACCACCGGCACCGCCAGCACCAGGGCCCCCCAGGCGTTACGGGAATCGGTGAGCAGGAGCGCCGCCACCTGCGCCGCCGCCACCACCAGCACCACGGCACGCCGACGGACGCTGAGACCGGGCTGCACCAAGGCGGCGAGGGCGAACGGCCAGACCATCGCCAACCAGGCCCCGGCGATGTTGGCGTAATCAAACAGCCCCGAAAGACGACCACTCGGCTCACCGCCGGGGGTCACAAACCAGATGATCAGCCCACCGAACACCTGCCAGGGGCCCTGCCACCCCCACCACAGCTGACCCAACCCCGTGACCAGCACCGGCACCGTGCCGGCGACCAGACAGAGTCCGGCACGACGACGGGCGCGACCATCCGCCACATAGGGCTGAAATCCCCAGAACCCCCAGAAAAACGGCAACCAATTGCCCAGACCCGCCCAGGCAAGCGAACCGGAATAGGCCTGAAGACACCCGATCAGCATCAGGCTGCTGGCAAGCAGCAGAGGGGCATTCCAGGGATCAGACCAGAGGGGGCGCTCCCGTCGCACACTGCCAAGCAACACAGCCGGAAACAGCAGCAGGCCGGCCAGCAGCGCTGAGGAGGGCAGCAGAAACAGACCCAGCTGAAACAGTCTCCAGCCCATGGGCGAAGCCATGACCGGTCGATGGGCCGCCAGAAACCCCGTCACGCAAACACTGCCGTACGGCCGCGGTAGACCATCACCTGGCGACGCAGATGCAGTCGCAGCGCCCGGGCCAGAGCAAGACGCTCCGTATCGCGCCCCTTACGGATCAGGTCCTCCACCTCATCGCGATGGCTCACGTGGGCAATCGTCTGCTCGATGATCGGTCCGGCGTCGAGGTCTTCCGTCACGTAGTGGGCGGTGGCACCGATCAATTTGACGCCCCGCTCCCAGGCCCGGTGATAGGGCTGCGCGCCCTTGAAGGCGGGAAGAAAGGAGTGGTGAATGTTGATCACGGTGGGGAACTGCTCCAGAAAATCGGCGCTCAGCACCTGCATGTATTTGGCGAGCACCGCGAGTTCCACGTCGTGCTCCCGGAGCAGTTGCAGCATGGTCTGCTCCGCTTCCGCCTTGCGATTGCGCTCCACAGGCACACACACAAAGGGAATGTTGAAATCGGCACAGATCGGTTCGAGATCAGGGTGATTGGCAATCACCAACGGCACCTGCATCGGCAGTTCGCCGCTACGCGCTCGCCAGAGCAGATCCAGCAGACAGTGGCTCTGCTTGCTGGCGAGAATCGCCACCCGGGGATGCTCATCGGAGAAATGGAGCTGGGCCTCGCCATCGAGCCGTTGGGCCAGGGCCGCTGCGGAGGGGGCGATCGCCTCGCGGGGCAGCCCGAACCCCTCCAGGCCCCATTCGATCCGGCTGAGGAACAAGCCGGCGCCAGCGTCGGTGTGGTGATCGGCATGGCGGATGTTGCCGCCGTTCGCCGCCACCCAGCCAGCCAGCTCACTCACCAAGGCGGGCCGATCCGGGCAGATCAGCTGAAGAATCACCGAAGCGGACAACACGGCTGGAGCGTGGGGAAACCTCGATTCTGACCCTGCAGGATCCAGATGAAAGCCTCCGCGGAACGCAGCTACAGTCGCCGGACCTTGTCTCGAACCCCATGCTGAGCGCCCTGCGTCGCCTCGCTGCGTTCTGCCTCTGTCTGGTGCTCTGCTTCGGCCTCGCGGCCTGCAGCGGCAATGCCAAAGCCAAGCCCGCCACGATCAGCCCCGAGGACATGGCCGTGATCCGCCGCCAGGCAGAGGGATTCCTGAGTGCGCAGGAGCGACTGCCGGAATTGGCCACGCTGGTGAACCAGCGCGACTGGACGTTCACCCGCAACCTGATCCATGGCCCCATGCAGGAGGTGGGCCGCGAGATGCTGTACATCAACCAGCGCCTGCTCCCCCAGGATCGCGCCAATGCTGAGGCGCTCGCCGCCAGCCTGAAGAGTTCCCTGGCCGAACTCGATGAGGCAGCCCGTCTTCAGGACGGCACCAAACTGCAGAAGGCCTATGTGGAGGTGGCCACCGGCTTCTCCAATTACGCCAAGGTGATTCCGGCGCAGGCGCTCAGCTGACCGCATCGATTGCTGTGATCGGCGCCGGCGCCGTTGGTGCCGGCTGTGCCTGGCGCCTGGCGCGCGAGGGATTCGAGGTGACCCTGGTCGATCCCGGCCTTCAGGCGCCCCTTTCACGCCAACCCGAGCGTGGCGGCCCTGTCCCAGCCAGGAACGGTCTGAACGGCACACTGGCCTCCCTGGGCATCCTGATGGGGCTGGTGTTCCGTCGTTCCAGCGGCAGGGCCTGGCGCTTGCGCCAGAGAAGCATGGAGCTCTGGCCCGAGTGGGCCGAGGAGCTGAACCAGCCCGAAAGTCCGCTGCAACTCGAGACGCCTTTGGTGCAGATGGCCACCAGCGCCGAAGAAGGTCAACGCCAGCAACAGCTGGCGGATGAGCGGGCTGACCTGGGCCTGCGCTTCCTGAGTCCCCAGACCTTGAAACGTCAGCATCCGCACTGGCCGGGTGCCGACCACGGCGCCCTGCAGTCCGAGCGGGATGGTCGGATCGATCCGCTCGCCCTGCTGGGAGCGCTCCGGCACACACTCGATCAATGCGCTGTGCGCCAGATCGCCGCCTCGGTCGGCGCAATCGAACGACCGACAGCGGACCGAACCCGACTCTGGCAGCTGCAGCTCGACACGGGTGAGCGCCTGCAGGTGGAGCAACTGCTGATCTGCGCGGCTCTCGACAGCCAGACCCTGTTGCGGCAGCTGAACCACGATCTGCCGATGGAACCGGTGCTGGGGCAGGTGCTCGATCTGCAACTGCCGGATGGAATCAGGCCAGGATCCGACTGGCCAGCGGTGCTCGTGTGCCAGGGCTTCAATCTGGTGCCCCACAACCACAACCGACTCTGGCTCGGGGCCACGCTCGAACCCGGTGCAGCGGCGGACCCCGCCCGGCTCCACGCCATGCAGACCCTGCAAGGCCAAGCCCCCGACTGGTTGCAAGCCGCTGAAGTGATCCAGTGCTGGCGAGGTGTGAGAGCGCGACCACTGAACCGGCCGGCACCGCTGCTGGAGGTGCTCGAACCCGGTCTGATGGTGGCGACCGGTCACTATCGCAATGGCGTGCTGCTCGCTCCGGCCACAGCGGAATGGGCCTGCAGCCAGGCCAAACGGTTGTGAGCGCGAGCCTTACGTCGTCTTAAACTCGATTTCGCTTGTTCTGCATAAGGTTTCGGAGTGGATCTGACTCCACCGACCCCTTTTTGTCGAGAACATGCGTCGAACCCTCCGCAACCGTGCGCTGACCGCCGCTGCCGGCGTGACCGCAACCCTGACCCTGGCCTCCTGCTCCGTCGGAGACGGTGGTGGCGGTGGTGGTGATCAGGTCAAGGGCAACCTGAGCGGCGCCGGTGCGTCCTTCCCCGCCGCCATCTACACCCGCTGGTTCCAGGAGCTGGCTCCCGAAGGCGTCAATGTCAATTATCAATCCGTCGGCTCCGGCTCCGGTGTCCGCCAGTTCACCGCCGGCACGGTCGACTTCGGCGCCTCCGATGCGCCGATGAAGCCCGATGAAGTGGCGAAAGTGGCCCGCGGCGTGCTCCAGATCCCGATGACCGCCGGTGCCATCGCTGTGGCTTACAACAACCCCGGTTGTGAACTGAAGCTCACCCAGGAGCAACTCGCCGGCATCTTCCTCGGCAAGATCACCAACTTCAAGGAACTCGGCTGCGACGACAAGGCGATCACCATCGTCCACCGCTCCGATGGTTCCGGCACCACCTACAACTTCACGAAACACCTCTCAGCCATCAGCGAGGAGTGGAAGAATGGGCCAGGCACCGGCAAATCGGTGAATTGGCCTGTCGGCGTAGGCTCCAAAGGTAATGAGGGCGTTTCCGCACAGCTGAACCAGGTGGATGGTGGTTTGGGCTATGTGGAAGTGGCTTATGTCAAAGACAAGCTCCAGGCCGCTGCGCTCGCCAATGCTTCCGGAGAGCAGGTGAAGCCCACCAACGAAACGGAGAGCACCGCTCTCGATTCGATCGACCTCGGCCCTGAGCTGATCGGTGGCAACCCCAACCCCCCCAAGGGCTATCCGATCGTCACCTTCACCTGGATCCTGGCTTACAAAGAAGGTAACGGCGACAAGACCGAGCTGCTGAAGAAAGCGTTCGATTTCATGCTCTCCGAGAAGGCCCAGAGCCAGGCTCCTGAGCTGGGTTATGTGTCCCTGCCCCCGGGCGTGGTGGAGAAGTCGAAAGCCGCTGTGGCCCAGATCAGCAAGTGATCCTCTCAAGCCGATTCGTCTGATTCGTTTGACATCAAAAAGGGGGCCCTTAGGCCCCCTTTCTTCATGCTGACATTGAATCGCTCCAACGCTCAGATATGAATCACTTCGATTCGGTGAATTCCGCATCGATCACATCATCACCGGCATCGCTCGTGGATCCGGCGGCACCGGCAGCGCCATCGGCGCCGGGGGCTGCAGCGCCATCAGCGCCGGCCTGTTGATACACCGAGGCACCCAAGGCGTAGAGCTCCTGCTGCAACTGCTCCAGCAGAGACTTCATGCTGTCGAAGTCTTCCTTCTCGGTGGCTTCCTTCAGCTGGGTGCGCTTCTCCTCCACCTTGGCCTTGGCCGCGGCATCCACCTTGTCACCGAGTTCGCCCAGCTGCTTCTCCGCCTGATACACGAGCGTTTCCGCCTGATTCTTCAGGTCGATCCGCTCACGCTTCTCCTTGTCGGCACTGGCATTGGCCTCGGCATCCTTCACCATGCTTTCCACTTCCTGTTCGGAGAGTGTGGAGGCGCCGGTGATCGAGATGCTCTGCTCCTTGCCGCTGCCCTTGTCCTTCGCGGTCACGCTCAGGATGCCGTTGGCATCGATGTCGAAGGTCACTTCGATCTGAGGCACGCCACGGGGAGCGGGGGGGATGCCATCGAGCCGGAAGGTGCCGAGCGATTTGTTGTCGCTGGCCATCTCGCGCTCACCCTGGAGCACATGAATCTCCACATTGGTCTGACCATCCACCGCTGTGGAATAGGTCTCCGATTTCTTGGTGGGAACGGTGGTGTTGCGCGGGATCATCTTGGTCATCACACCACCCAGGGTCTCCACACCGAGAGACAGGGGGGTGACATCCAGCAGCAGGATGTCCTTCACCTCACCGGCGAGCACACCGCCCTGAATGGCGGCGCCCACGGCTACCACCTCATCGGGGTTCACGGTCTGATTGGGATCCTTGCCGGTGATCCGCTTCACCAGCTCCAGCACGGCGGGGATCCGGGTGGATCCACCCACCATCACGATCTCATCGAGTTCACCAGCGGAGAGCTTGGCGTCCTTGAGCGCCTGCTCCACCGGCACGCGGCAACGATCGATCAGCTTGGAGGCCAGCTCCTCGAACTTGGCGCGGGTGAGGGTGAGGTCGAGATGCTTCGGGCCTTCAGGGGTTGCGGTGATGAAGGGCAGATTGATCTCGCTCTGCGTGGCGCTGGAGAGTTCGATCTTGGCTTTTTCGGCCGCTTCCGTGAGGCGCTGCAGGGCCTGCTTGTCTTGACGCAGGTCAATGCCTTCGTTGGCTTTGAAGCTGTCGGCCAGGTGATCCACGATCACCTTGTCGAAGTCATCACCGCCGAGGTGGGTGTCGCCGGAGGTGGAGAGCACCTCGAACACGCCGTCGCCCACTTCGAGCACGGACACATCGAAGGTGCCGCCCCCGAGGTCGAAGACCAGGATGCGCTCATTGCTCTTCTTGTCGAGGCCGTAGGCGAGAGCAGCGGCGGTGGGCTCGTTGATGATGCGCAGCACCTCAAGGCCGGCGATCTTGCCGGCATCCTTGGTGGCCTGGCGCTGGGAATCGTTGAAATAGGCGGGAACGGTGATCACCGCCTGGGTCACGGTTTCTCCCAGGTATTTGCCGGCATCCTCAGCCAACTTGCGCAGCACCTGGGCACTCACCTCCTCAGGGGCGAATTGCTTGTCGAGCACCGGGCACTTCACCTTGACGTTGGAGCCAGCTTTCTCAACGGAATAGCTGACCTCCTTCGACTCCTCATTCACTTCATCGACACGACGACCGATGAACCGCTTGACGGAATAAAAGGTGTTGTCGGGGTTCATCACCGCCTGACGTTTGGCGATCTGCCCCACCAGCTGATCCTGGTTCTTCGTGTAGGCCACCACCGACGGTGTGGTGCGAAACCCTTCCGCATTGGCGATCACGGTGGGCTTGCCACCCTCCATCACCGCCACGCAGCTATTCGTGGTTCCAAGGTCAATGCCGACAACTTTGCCCATCGATGCCCACCTCCTAAAAACAGTCCGTCTTGAACCTCTGCATCCTCATCAGGGGTGAGCCCTGCAGGCGAGGTGTGGTTCCCGAACAGACAGGCCGGTCGATCCTGGACACTGACCCCATGACCAACCCAACGACAGCCAAGCCAACGACAGCCAACGCTCAAACAGCCCTGGTGGGTCTGCTCGGTGATCCGGTGCACCACTCCCTCTCACCGGTGATGCACAACGCCGCCCTGGAGGCGATGGGGCTCAACTGGATCTTTCTGGCGCTTCCCACCCCGGCCAACGACCTGGAGACCGTGGTGCGGGGCCTGCGCGCCGTGGGCTGCCGCGGCCTCAACGTGACCATCCCGCACAAACACAGCGTGGTGCCCCTCTGCGCCGAGCTCAGCCCCCTGGCCCAGCGCCTCGGCGCGGTCAATGCCCTGGTGCCGCGCGTCGACGGTGGCTGGTTTGGCACCAACACCGATGTGGAGGGCTTCATCGCACCGCTGCGGGAAGCCCAATCCGACTGGCAAGGACGCAGGGCTCTGGTGCTCGGCTGTGGCGGCAGCGCCAGGGCGATCGTGGCCGCCATCACCAGCCTGGGTTGTGACCAGATCCAGATCGCCGGACGGCGTCCCGACGCCTTGGCGGCATTCCAACAGGACTGCGGCGCCTGGGCACCGAGTCTCACCGGCCTGGACTGGCACCATCAAGCGGCCCTGGAGCAGGCTCTGGAAGCGGCCGATCTGGTGGTGAACACCACGCCGCTGGGCATGGCCTCAACCCACAACCCCGACGCTGTCCTCGCCAGCCCCCTCAGCCCCGGCGACATCCAGCGACTGAAGCCTGAGTGCTGGGTGTACGACATCATCTACACGCCGCGACCGACCCGACTGCTCACCGATGCGGCCGCCCATGGCTGCCGCACGCTCGATGGACTGGAGATGCTGGTGCAACAGGGGGCTGCAGCCCTGAGGCTCTGGTCCGAGCGAAGCGACGTGCCCGTTGCCGTGATGCGCCACGCCGCCGAAGCGGCCCTGGCTGATCGCGGCTGACCGCCTAGCGTCACCCCAACCACCAACCCTCGATGACGACCCCCGTCTGGCAGCGGCTTCTCGGGCTGCTGGTCTACCTGTTGCCCTGGAGTGATGCGATCCCCTTCGGCAGCCACCTGATGGGCCAATTCCCCTGGTTGCAATGGCTGACGTTGCCGGCCCTGCCGCTGGTGCTCCTGGAACGGGGGATCCCCTTCGGCAATCTCCTGGTCTTTTTCCTGCTCTTTCTCGCGGTGGTCCGCAATCCCAACGTCCCCTATTTCATCCGCTTCAACACCCTGCAGGCCCTGCTAGTGGACATCATCGTGGTGCTGCTGGGCTATGCCTTCGCGATCCTGCTGCAACCACTGGGGGGCGGTCTGATCCTGCGCACGTTGTCCAGCACGGTGATGATCGCCGTGCTGGCGGTGGTGATCTTTGCGGTGATCGAATGCGTGCGCGGTCGGGAACCGGATCTGCCCGGATTGAGCCAGGCGGTGCGGATGCAGCTCTACTGAGCGGTCAACCCCCCGGGCGATAGGGTGGTGGATCCGTCGCTCACCCTGGTGAGCCTTCAGTCCTCGTCGGATCGGATTCCATGACCCTGCAGCCGTATTACGAGACCATGTACATCCTCCGTCCGGATATCCCGGAGGAAGAAGTTGAGTCACACCTGACCAAATATCGCGACATCCTGGCGGAAGCGGGTGCTGAGGTGCTCGACAACCAGATGCGCGGCAAGCGTCGCCTGGCCTATCCGATCGCTAAGCACAAGGAAGGCATCTACGTGCAGCTCAGCCACAATGGTGACGGCCAACAGGTGGCCGTGCTGGAAAAAGCGATGCGGCTCAGCGAAGACGTGATCCGTTACCTCACCGTCAAGCAGGACGGTCCTCTGCCTGCACCGCGCGTCATGCCCGGCAGCGAAGCCGCCGCTGCTCAGAGCGAAGCCGCTTCTCCGGCCTGATCCAGTCTCGGTTCAGGGATTGTGCCCGCCATGGCCTGGCGATAGCGTCCGGCCATGGATGAGCCCTCCCAGTCCCATCAGGCCCCTGCGCCCCTCTGGCTGCAACGCACAACCAGCGACGATCAAGCCACAGCGCCATCCTCCAGCGCTGAAGTGATCCAGCTCCGGCAGCGCGTGCGGGAGCTGGAGGCGCAACTCGACGACTACGAAGCCCTGCTGGCTGAACTTCCAGAGCTATTTGAACGCAAATTCCAGCAACGGTTGGAACCGCTGCTGGAACGCTATCGGCTGTTGGCGAGAACCCAGACCCTGCTGCACAGTTCCACGCCACCCCTGCTCAAGGCGGCGATGCGCTGGCGCCGCCGCAGCCCGGATGCGGCCTCACAACAGGACGCGGCCTGAACGCCATCAACGCCGACGCGCTGCGGCCCAGAGCCGGATCGGCAGGCCCCACACATAGATGAACCCCTCAGCGGCACGATGGTCGAACTGATCCTCACTGCCGTAGGACGCCATCGCCGGCACGTAGAGGCTGCTGGTTGAGGAGGCACGGCCGGTGACCATGGCCGAGCCCTTGTGCAATCGCAGCCGCACCACTCCGTGCACATGCTCCTGGGTGCGATCCATGAAGCCATCCAGGGCTTCTTTCAGCGGTCCGAACCAGAGCCCCTGATACACCAGATCCGCCCACTGCATTTCCAGCTGGCGCTTGGTGCGCAGCACATCCGCCGCCAGGGTGAGGCTTTCCAGCTCCTGATGGGCCTGGATCAGCAACAACAGCCCCGGGGTCTCGTAGATCTCGCGGCTCTTGATCCCCACGACCCGGTTCTCGATCATGTCGAGACGGCCGATGCCATGAAGGCCGGCAAGGCGATTCGCCTCCCGGATCAGCGCCACAGGGTCGAGACGCTGGCCATTGATGGCCACGGGGTTGCCGGCCTCAAAACTGATCTCAATCTCCTCAGCGGCATCGGGGGTGTCGGCCACCGGCCGCGTCATCGCGAACACCTCCTCCGGCGGTGCCACCATCGGATCCTCCAGGGGACCGGCCTCAACGCTGCGGCCCAGCAGGTTGAGATCGATCGAGTAGGGCGACTGTTTACTGACCGGTGCCGGGATGCCACAGCGCTCGCCGTAGGCGATCGTTTCCTCGCGGCTCATGCCCCACTCACGCGCCGGAGTCAGCACCTTGAGATCGGGAGCCAGAGCGGCGATCGCCACATCAAACCGCACCTGATCGTTGCCCTTCCCGGTGCAGCCATGGGCCACCGCATCGGCACCCACCTCCCGGGCCACCTCCACCAGTCGGCGGGCGATCAAGGGACGGGCCAGGGCGGTGGAGAGGGGATAGCACCCTTCATAGAGCGCATTGGCACGGATGGCCGGAAACGCGAACTCGCGGATGAAGGGATCGATCAGATCGCCCACCAGCGACTGACTGGCCCCGGCCTCCAGCGCTTTGATCCGGATGGGCTCCAGTTCATCCCCCTGTCCGAGATCGGCAGCGAAGGTGATCACCTCCTCGACGCCCCACTCCTGCTTCAGGTAGGGAATGCAGACGCTGGTATCCACCCCACCCGAATAGGCGAGCACCACCTTCTTCGCGCGCCCCATCAACCGGACTCCAGATCACGATCGTCTGATTCTCCATCCCGGCCGATCCGGGCCAGCAGCAACCAGACCGCCAGCACAAGGGCAGGGCCGAACACAAGCACCGGCACCATGAGCCAACCGATGGCCACAGGGGCGGGATGGGTCGCACCCCAGACCCGCAGCGCAAGGCTGATCAGAAGCGCCAGCAGCCACACAGCGCCAAGACGCATCCATTCATCGATCACGGAAGGCTGGAAAGCGGTCTTCTATGATGGCGGATTGGACTGATTGGACTTGTCCTCCGCGATGAGCAGTGCCCTCGACAGCATCAACCCGGCCCTCACCCGTTACGGGCGCCGGGAGCCGGCACCGGTGCTGCCGCTGCGGGAAGAGCCCGATCTACTGAGCTGGCTGGAGACCAGTGGCCGTCTCGTGGAAGATGAGGAATCAACCTCACCGGAAGTGAGCACGGTGGAAGAGGAAGAGCTCTCGGCACTGATGGGCGAAAAGGAGGACTACAACGCCGCCGACGAGCAGAACGAAGAGAACTGGGAAGACTGAATCCGGGGCGTCTGGGTCGCCCTATCCTCGGCCCGACTCTGCGCCCTGCCTGCCGTGAGCGACCTTTCGGCGCCATCGCCATCGGTGAACCGCTCCAACCAGGTGGGAGGCCGCGTCAGTGCCTTGGTGCTGGCGGTCGTGATCGTCGCTGCTGCCTTCGCCGCGGATCGCTGGATCCCTAACAGCCTCTTGAGTGTGCCCTTGATCGTGGCGACCCTGATCGCCGCCGGCACCACCGCCTGGGGGGTGCCCAGGTTGCGTGCTTTGAAAATGGGCCAGGTGATCCGGGAAGACGGACCCCAGGCCCATCTGCGCAAGGGGGGCACGCCCACGATGGGTGGGTTGCTCGTGGTGCCGGTGGGCGTGATCATCGGCTCCCTCAGCGCCGTGGGGCAAGACAATGCCAACCGCCTGCTTGCTGTTGCGGCCGTGACCCTGGCTTCCATGGTGATCGGCGGCATCGATGACTGGCGCAGCCTCACCAGGCAGACCAACAAGGGGCTGACGGCACGGGGAAAACTGCTCCTCCAAGCACTGATCGCGGCCCTGTTCCTGGCGGTCGCCGCCTGGCAGGGCTGGATCAGCAGCAGCATCGCCCTGCCTTGGAACCTCACCCTGCCGCTGGCCTGGTTGATCTGGCCCCTGGCCCTGTTTGTCTTCCTGGCGGAAAGCAATGCCACGAACCTCACCGATGGTCTCGATGGTCTGGCCTCCGGCTGCGGTGCTCTTGTGTTCACAGGCCTGGCCCTGCAGCTGATGCTGCGAGGCAACAGCGGTGATCCGGCCCTGGCTGGCTTCTGCATGGCGATGGCAGGAGCCTGGCTCGGCTTTCTGGCCCACAACCGCAATCCGGCCCGCCTGTTCATGGGCGACACCGGATCGCTGGCGATGGGAGCCTGTCTCAGCGCCGTGGCACTCCTCAGCAACAGCCTCTGGCCTCTGCTGCTGATGGGGGGCGTGTTCCTGGCGGAATCGCTGTCGGTGATTCTCCAGGTGTGGGTGTTCAAAGCCACCAAAGGAGCCGATGGGGTCGGCCAACGCCTGTTCCGGATGGCCCCCCTGCACCATCATTTTGAGCTCAGCGGTTGGAGCGAACAAACTGTGGTGCGCCGCTTCTGGCTGATCACTGCCGCTCTGGTGCTGATCGGTCTGGCTCTTCGCCCCACCTGACTGCACCACCATGCACTACTTCACCTGGAAGGAAGCCGGTCTGACCAGTGACTGCGCCAGTCTGGAAGCGATGGCGGCACGGTTTGAAGAGGCGGCCAGCCTGATGCGACGGATGGCTGCCGAGGGCTTCAGCCTCGAGCATCAACACGGTCAACCGCGGATCACCCATGGCGATCCGGAGGTGTTCGCCGCCTGGGGGTTCATCAACGAAGCCTCACCTGAACGGCAACTCACCCTGATCAACGATCTCGACCCATGACCCGGGGCTGATGCACCGCAC includes:
- a CDS encoding O-antigen ligase; translation: MASPMGWRLFQLGLFLLPSSALLAGLLLFPAVLLGSVRRERPLWSDPWNAPLLLASSLMLIGCLQAYSGSLAWAGLGNWLPFFWGFWGFQPYVADGRARRRAGLCLVAGTVPVLVTGLGQLWWGWQGPWQVFGGLIIWFVTPGGEPSGRLSGLFDYANIAGAWLAMVWPFALAALVQPGLSVRRRAVVLVVAAAQVAALLLTDSRNAWGALVLAVPVVLGPPSWPWLLPLLLLALLPVLLAVLPGVPLFLQQPARALVPDGIWSRLTDSRYGAERAVASTRLSQWGVALQLIGERPWLGWGAAAFSVLYPLRTGKWHGHAHNLPLELAVSHGLPVALAVIGLVLALLITSLRLGLRGLFERAWWAAVLILVVLHGTDMPFFDSRLNIAGWILLAGLRCQIRSGREPAGDDPAASPG
- the purU gene encoding formyltetrahydrofolate deformylase, which translates into the protein MLSASVILQLICPDRPALVSELAGWVAANGGNIRHADHHTDAGAGLFLSRIEWGLEGFGLPREAIAPSAAALAQRLDGEAQLHFSDEHPRVAILASKQSHCLLDLLWRARSGELPMQVPLVIANHPDLEPICADFNIPFVCVPVERNRKAEAEQTMLQLLREHDVELAVLAKYMQVLSADFLEQFPTVINIHHSFLPAFKGAQPYHRAWERGVKLIGATAHYVTEDLDAGPIIEQTIAHVSHRDEVEDLIRKGRDTERLALARALRLHLRRQVMVYRGRTAVFA
- the psbQ gene encoding photosystem II protein PsbQ; this encodes MLSALRRLAAFCLCLVLCFGLAACSGNAKAKPATISPEDMAVIRRQAEGFLSAQERLPELATLVNQRDWTFTRNLIHGPMQEVGREMLYINQRLLPQDRANAEALAASLKSSLAELDEAARLQDGTKLQKAYVEVATGFSNYAKVIPAQALS
- a CDS encoding FAD-binding oxidoreductase, with product MIGAGAVGAGCAWRLAREGFEVTLVDPGLQAPLSRQPERGGPVPARNGLNGTLASLGILMGLVFRRSSGRAWRLRQRSMELWPEWAEELNQPESPLQLETPLVQMATSAEEGQRQQQLADERADLGLRFLSPQTLKRQHPHWPGADHGALQSERDGRIDPLALLGALRHTLDQCAVRQIAASVGAIERPTADRTRLWQLQLDTGERLQVEQLLICAALDSQTLLRQLNHDLPMEPVLGQVLDLQLPDGIRPGSDWPAVLVCQGFNLVPHNHNRLWLGATLEPGAAADPARLHAMQTLQGQAPDWLQAAEVIQCWRGVRARPLNRPAPLLEVLEPGLMVATGHYRNGVLLAPATAEWACSQAKRL
- the pstS gene encoding phosphate ABC transporter substrate-binding protein PstS, with protein sequence MRRTLRNRALTAAAGVTATLTLASCSVGDGGGGGGDQVKGNLSGAGASFPAAIYTRWFQELAPEGVNVNYQSVGSGSGVRQFTAGTVDFGASDAPMKPDEVAKVARGVLQIPMTAGAIAVAYNNPGCELKLTQEQLAGIFLGKITNFKELGCDDKAITIVHRSDGSGTTYNFTKHLSAISEEWKNGPGTGKSVNWPVGVGSKGNEGVSAQLNQVDGGLGYVEVAYVKDKLQAAALANASGEQVKPTNETESTALDSIDLGPELIGGNPNPPKGYPIVTFTWILAYKEGNGDKTELLKKAFDFMLSEKAQSQAPELGYVSLPPGVVEKSKAAVAQISK
- the dnaK gene encoding molecular chaperone DnaK, which gives rise to MGKVVGIDLGTTNSCVAVMEGGKPTVIANAEGFRTTPSVVAYTKNQDQLVGQIAKRQAVMNPDNTFYSVKRFIGRRVDEVNEESKEVSYSVEKAGSNVKVKCPVLDKQFAPEEVSAQVLRKLAEDAGKYLGETVTQAVITVPAYFNDSQRQATKDAGKIAGLEVLRIINEPTAAALAYGLDKKSNERILVFDLGGGTFDVSVLEVGDGVFEVLSTSGDTHLGGDDFDKVIVDHLADSFKANEGIDLRQDKQALQRLTEAAEKAKIELSSATQSEINLPFITATPEGPKHLDLTLTRAKFEELASKLIDRCRVPVEQALKDAKLSAGELDEIVMVGGSTRIPAVLELVKRITGKDPNQTVNPDEVVAVGAAIQGGVLAGEVKDILLLDVTPLSLGVETLGGVMTKMIPRNTTVPTKKSETYSTAVDGQTNVEIHVLQGEREMASDNKSLGTFRLDGIPPAPRGVPQIEVTFDIDANGILSVTAKDKGSGKEQSISITGASTLSEQEVESMVKDAEANASADKEKRERIDLKNQAETLVYQAEKQLGELGDKVDAAAKAKVEEKRTQLKEATEKEDFDSMKSLLEQLQQELYALGASVYQQAGADGAAAPGADGAAGAAGSTSDAGDDVIDAEFTESK
- a CDS encoding shikimate dehydrogenase — encoded protein: MTNPTTAKPTTANAQTALVGLLGDPVHHSLSPVMHNAALEAMGLNWIFLALPTPANDLETVVRGLRAVGCRGLNVTIPHKHSVVPLCAELSPLAQRLGAVNALVPRVDGGWFGTNTDVEGFIAPLREAQSDWQGRRALVLGCGGSARAIVAAITSLGCDQIQIAGRRPDALAAFQQDCGAWAPSLTGLDWHHQAALEQALEAADLVVNTTPLGMASTHNPDAVLASPLSPGDIQRLKPECWVYDIIYTPRPTRLLTDAAAHGCRTLDGLEMLVQQGAAALRLWSERSDVPVAVMRHAAEAALADRG
- a CDS encoding Tic20 family protein translates to MTTPVWQRLLGLLVYLLPWSDAIPFGSHLMGQFPWLQWLTLPALPLVLLERGIPFGNLLVFFLLFLAVVRNPNVPYFIRFNTLQALLVDIIVVLLGYAFAILLQPLGGGLILRTLSSTVMIAVLAVVIFAVIECVRGREPDLPGLSQAVRMQLY